Proteins co-encoded in one Eremothecium sinecaudum strain ATCC 58844 chromosome VI, complete sequence genomic window:
- the RAS1 gene encoding Ras family GTPase RAS1 (Syntenic homolog of Ashbya gossypii ADL262W; Syntenic homolog of Saccharomyces cerevisiae YOR101W (RAS1) and YNL098C (RAS2); 1-intron in Ashbya gossypii) — MVKHNSIKEYKLVVVGGGGVGKSALTIQLIQAHFVDEYDPTIEDSYRKQVVIDGEVSILDILDTAGQEEYSAMREQYMRTGEGFLLVYSVTSRTSFEELMTYYQQILRVKDVEYVPIFVVGNKSDLEGERQVSYEDGASLARHFNASFLETSAKQAINVEESFYGLARLVRDESATFNANNRRLDSSDDAAAPAGNTASLMDSGAAGSRDDPDVIGDFAADSQSHSAAVLAPSAAERDSHAPADSQIANPQRAVRSRQQQSPGSGTAAAKNSSNSCCVIC, encoded by the exons ATGGTTAAG CATAACAGCATTAAGGAGTATAAATTGGTTGTCGTCGGCGGGGGTGGTGTTGGTAAATCGGCCCTGACTATCCAGCTAATTCAGGCACACTTTGTTGACGAATATGATCCAACTATAGAGGACTCTTACCGCAAGCAGGTCGTGATTGATGGGGAGGTCTCCATTCTCGATATTCTGGACACTGCGGGACAGGAGGAATACTCAGCTATGCGGGAGCAATACATGCGTACCGGCGAGGGATTTTTGCTAGTATACTCAGTGACCTCACGTACTTCTTTTGAAGAACTTATGACATATTACCAACAAATATTGCGAGTAAAGGATGTAGAATATGTCCCGATATTTGTTGTTGGGAATAAGTCCGACTTGGAAGGTGAGCGTCAGGTGTCCTATGAGGACGGTGCCAGTCTTGCCCGTCACTTTAACGCGTCGTTTTTGGAGACATCTGCAAAGCAGGCGATCAACGTTGAGGAGTCGTTCTATGGTCTTGCTCGTCTAGTCCGTGACGAAAGTGCCACATTCAACGCTAATAACCGTCGCCTAGACAGCAGTGACGACGCTGCTGCTCCAGCTGGTAACACGGCAAGTCTTATGGATTCCGGTGCTGCAGGTAGCAGAGATGACCCTGATGTCATCGGCGATTTTGCCGCAGACTCGCAGTCTCACTCCGCTGCCGTTTTGGCACCCAGCGCTGCAGAACGTGACTCTCACGCTCCTGCAGACTCCCAAATCGCTAATCCGCAACGCGCTGTCCGCTCTCGCCAGCAGCAGTCCCCTGGAAGCGGGACTGCCGCCGCAAAGAACTCGTCCAATTCCTGCTGTGTCATCTGCTGA
- the PHO23 gene encoding Pho23p (Syntenic homolog of Ashbya gossypii ADL263W; Syntenic homolog of Saccharomyces cerevisiae YNL097C (PHO23)) — protein sequence MSTPANLYPGLNELADVIEKFPMEVARNLTLLREIDAKCVHAVPELEREIEALLTDSEDKGRIQRVDQQFQDLMPSLEEKMHVSALACEALEKSIARAELAYEVALKNQEIPEKLRLGNGNHPAMHLHYELMKKIESKQQSKSQQALRSESRREAMAARRQQHADGITPAIGSPLAVSATSSLAAAYANAGSGNGASLGSTIDGSVRRRQAELGGPPSSASASAAAAASARRRKRQTREDYSQRPKTNEYGEALYCYCNQIAYGEMVGCDGENCQLEWFHLPCINLETLPKGKWYCDDCKR from the coding sequence ATGAGTACGCCCGCAAACCTATACCCAGGGCTCAACGAGCTTGCTGATGTGATAGAAAAGTTCCCAATGGAGGTGGCGCGTAACTTGACCTTACTAAGAGAAATCGACGCAAAATGCGTACACGCGGTCCCGGAGTTGGAACGTGAGATTGAGGCGTTGCTAACGGACTCAGAAGACAAAGGCCGGATACAACGGGTGGATCAGCAATTCCAGGATTTGATGCCATCGCTCGAAGAGAAAATGCATGTTTCCGCGCTGGCCTGTGAGGCATTGGAGAAGTCGATCGCTCGGGCAGAATTGGCGTACGAAGTTGCTCTGAAGAACCAAGAAATACCAGAAAAGCTGCGGCTGGGGAACGGGAACCACCCTGCCATGCACCTACACTACGAGCTTATGAAAAAGATAGAATCGAAACAACAAAGCAAGTCGCAGCAAGCCCTACGTAGTGAGTCGCGAAGGGAAGCGATGGCGGCTCGCCGTCAGCAGCATGCTGACGGCATAACGCCAGCTATCGGAAGCCCTCTGGCGGTCAGCGCAACCTCCAGCCTAGCTGCTGCCTATGCAAATGCGGGTAGCGGCAACGGTGCTAGTCTTGGCTCTACCATTGATGGTAGCGTGCGCCGTCGGCAAGCGGAACTGGGCGGACCACCCAGTTCAGCCAGTGCTTcagctgctgctgctgcatcTGCTCGGCGACGCAAGCGCCAAACGCGCGAAGACTACTCCCAACGCCCCAAGACTAACGAATATGGAGAAGCACTTTATTGCTATTGTAACCAAATCGCATACGGCGAAATGGTTGGCTGTGATGGAGAAAACTGTCAGCTAGAGTGGTTCCACCTGCCTTGCATTAACCTAGAGACTCTACCTAAGGGAAAATGGTACTGTGATGATTGCAAGAGGTAG
- the CRC1 gene encoding carnitine:acyl carnitine antiporter (Syntenic homolog of Ashbya gossypii ADL264C; Syntenic homolog of Saccharomyces cerevisiae YOR100C (CRC1)) — MSSTQEVTEPLKIDEPKTKKLFPSSALYENAKSLAAGGVGGVCAVLTGQPFDLLKVRCQSNQASGTLDAIRIILAESRALPGNTAINAVRGFYKGVIPPLLGVTPIFAISFWGYDMGKRIVAPFGASATLSTAQMATAGFISAIPTTLVMAPMERVKVVLQTGSAGSMGAAARKILATGGISSLFKGSLATLARDGPGSAIYFASYEVTKAWLNGGKDANELSISSVCLAGGVAGMSMWIAVFPIDTIKTTLQSSHVRQGMLEATKQIYSTRGGVRGFFPGLGPALMRAFPANAATFLGVEMTRSLFLKYGI; from the coding sequence ATGTCTTCAACCCAAGAAGTAACTGAACCATTGAAAATTGATGAAccaaaaacaaaaaaattATTTCCGTCGTCGGCTCTATACGAAAATGCTAAATCGCTAGCTGCTGGTGGAGTTGGTGGTGTGTGTGCCGTTCTTACCGGTCAACCTTTCGATTTATTAAAAGTTCGCTGTCAGTCCAACCAGGCATCTGGGACGCTTGACGCGATTCGTATAATTTTAGCCGAATCTAGGGCCTTGCCGGGAAATACTGCCATCAATGCAGTTCGAGGCTTCTACAAAGGTGTCATTCCACCCCTTTTGGGGGTTACTCCGATCTTCGCGATTAGTTTCTGGGGTTATGATATGGGTAAGCGCATAGTTGCTCCTTTTGGAGCGTCAGCGACGCTAAGTACGGCTCAGATGGCGACTGCGGGGTTTATCTCCGCAATTCCAACTACACTTGTGATGGCGCCAATGGAACGCGTCAAGGTGGTATTGCAAACTGGTTCTGCAGGTTCAATGGGTGCAGCTGCTAGGAAGATTCTTGCAACTGGTGGTATTAGCTCATTGTTCAAGGGTTCGCTTGCAACTTTGGCCCGTGATGGACCAGGTAGCGCAATTTACTTTGCTTCCTACGAAGTTACGAAGGCGTGGCTAAATGGCGGTAAGGATGCGAATGAATTGAGCATATCTAGTGTCTGTTTGGCAGGTGGTGTGGCGGGTATGTCTATGTGGATTGCGGTGTTTCCAATCGATACAATCAAGACTACTTTGCAATCCAGTCATGTGCGCCAAGGCATGCTGGAAGCAACTAAACAAATCTACAGCACCCGCGGTGGTGTGCGCGGGTTCTTCCCAGGGCTGGGACCTGCGTTGATGCGTGCATTCCCCGCCAATGCAGCTACTTTCTTAGGAGTTGAAATGACACGCTCCCTTTTCCTCAAGTACGGTATATAA
- the KTR1 gene encoding alpha-1,2-mannosyltransferase KTR1 (Syntenic homolog of Ashbya gossypii ADL265W-A; Syntenic homolog of Saccharomyces cerevisiae YOR099W (KTR1)), translating to MPISSKGERFLKLGAAATVLIITLWVFFKGADLTDTTKDVWIPSDTVKGSTLRYHLAPSSPRKYKEREKATFVTLARNGDLYSLLPAILNMEDRFNKKFQYDWVFLNDEEFSDEFKRVTSALVSGEAKYGLVPESQWSFPSWIDQERAAEVRKEMQEQRVIYGDSITYRYMCRYESGFFYRHPLLMDYDWYWRVEPDVKFYCDIDYDVFKFMRQNGKKYGFAISIHEYELTVKTLWDSVTKFLKEYPQYLHPNNMLNFISDDEGSSYNMCHFWSNFEVGSLDFWRGEAYSKFFDFLDHEGGFFYERWGDAPVHSIAAALFLDRNEIHHFNDIGYYHPPFTQCPIEEKVRKGRNCACDPRTDFTWKSFSCTHKYYLANDMVKPEEWYKYSQ from the coding sequence ATGCCAATATCATCGAAGGGTGAACGGTTTTTGAAATTAGGTGCTGCGGCGACAGTACTGATTATTACCCTATGGGTGTTCTTTAAAGGCGCCGACCTCACTGATACTACTAAGGATGTTTGGATTCCAAGTGATACTGTTAAAGGGTCAACCCTTCGTTATCATTTAGCTCCTTCTAGCCCAAGGAAGTATAAGGAAAGAGAAAAGGCAACCTTTGTTACTTTGGCTCGTAATGGGGACTTATATTCGTTGCTTCCCGCTATTTTGAATATGGAAGATAGATTTAACAAAAAGTTTCAATACGATTGGGTGTTTTTAAATGACGAGGAGTTTTCAGATGAGTTCAAAAGGGTTACCAGCGCCCTGGTTAGTGGAGAGGCTAAATATGGCCTCGTGCCAGAATCACAATGGTCATTTCCATCTTGGATTGACCAAGAGCGTGCGGCTGAAGTACGTAAGGAAATGCAGGAGCAGAGAGTGATATATGGGGATTCCATTACTTACCGTTATATGTGCCGTTATGAGTCTGGCTTTTTCTACCGTCATCCACTTCTAATGGACTACGACTGGTACTGGAGAGTGGAGCCGGACGTGAAGTTCTATTGTGATATAGACTACGATGTGTTCAAATTCATGCGTCAGAACGGCAAGAAGTACGGTTTTGCGATATCAATTCACGAGTACGAGCTCACCGTTAAGACGTTATGGGATAGCGTGACTAAGTTTTTGAAGGAGTATCCGCAGTATCTCCACCCCAATAATATGCTAAACTTCATATCTGACGACGAGGGTAGCAGCTATAACATGTGCCACTTCTGGTCGAACTTTGAAGTCGGTTCATTGGACTTCTGGCGTGGTGAAGCCTACAGCAAGTTCTTCGATTTCTTAGACCATGAGGGCGGATTCTTCTACGAACGTTGGGGTGATGCGCCAGTGCACTCAATTGCTGCAGCGCTCTTCCTCGACCGTAATGAAATCCACCACTTCAACGACATTGGCTACTACCACCCACCTTTCACGCAGTGTCCTATAGAAGAGAAGGTGCGTAAAGGACGCAATTGTGCCTGCGACCCAAGAACCGACTTCACCTGGAAGTCTTTCTCATGTACTCACAAATACTACCTCGCTAATGACATGGTCAAGCCTGAAGAGTGGTACAAGTACAGTCAATAA
- the NUP1 gene encoding FG-nucleoporin NUP1 (Syntenic homolog of Ashbya gossypii ACL075C; Syntenic homolog of Saccharomyces cerevisiae YOR098C (NUP1)) — protein sequence MSTNISRSSKRSLSSAISSFFRRFPEGTLGRSSEKSFDVDNEYENGAMMDCDTSSETVIKRTRHELENGSAVGEHRAQQRRRAETSKLAGQSPQLILYESDGNLRPPVLPILPAQRLRMLRYKQEIRRQQMQMIQLVPSSQDEVRVLTGTLGVSNQGERLQNTLRKSANLRDRPTSSLKKGRLWSSDFEYDLSEYDVLKKQKLNGSLALNITSESPKFEQQLSLKKHTSGFGTRGPRMLSSNLSTTQKKLLQGASSELVADSKDATKGSDKNVLYIKEDRSGGNAGGPSKQLPSIGFDFLSRKTPSQTTGDIDPTVDEDDKAEKKGSGSQIDVNDNKKDVELKDSLAKKSPSLAFNLGPASKPLFATPSKIETRPASDEGEERSKKRAHRSSSTTADDNDGKLPEKTKPTLVFGTTETEKSSASQVTPTVAQKPTFSFGSTLNSLGKSTTSGAPKDLNPVGLSSKPKLTFAAANDNSPKETKPGFAFGGSNGKSDLSSKPEFSFGGIKATSESDKKPAFTFGANTDKNEPPAKVAFSFGAASDKGKTESKPAFTFSNNSDEKKDLTPAPSFSFGAAKLPTQKEPSPKPISLFESNKVEGEKNSSPKPFSFSTTKSEVEANKTPSFSFGGALKEKKPASIEETSKDKFNPVAPQVTIAGASSLFNAAPSTTTPSTLTNGGTFSGFGNDNANSKSNTPSASAQGTVPSAKTGGFKFDLSNFKTNVPAGSNPPAFNLQNNQSNSSANAPSNTFGFTGGIASVPTAPQPQQASTTFSFGQPPPANNNFGFNSGSTTANSSPAFGTSTNIQPTTGFNFGNAANGISTPPVFSNSASPAAAPVPVSFHPSTSVNMNFGGATSGLNPAQIFGQQQNQPAAPTTGFGAAPTQLQAMQMPSGRRIARMRARRG from the coding sequence ATGTCGACGAATATATCTAGGAGTAGTAAGAGGTCTCTTTCGTCAGCAATTTCGAGTTTCTTTAGGCGATTTCCTGAGGGTACGCTTGGGCGTAGCAGTGAGAAGTCGTTTGATGTTGATAATGAGTATGAAAATGGGGCTATGATGGACTGCGATACCAGTAGTGAGACTGTTATTAAGCGCACGAGACACGAGTTAGAGAATGGATCCGCAGTTGGCGAGCATCGGGCACAACAGCGGCGACGGGCAGAGACATCTAAGTTGGCTGGACAATCGCCGCAATTGATATTGTACGAATCGGATGGTAATCTACGGCCGCCGGTGCTTCCAATTCTTCCGGCTCAGCGGTTGCGTATGTTGCGTTATAAGCAAGAGATACGCAGGCAGCAAATGCAAATGATACAGTTGGTCCCTTCGAGCCAGGATGAGGTGAGAGTGCTTACAGGGACATTAGGCGTATCTAACCAGGGTGAGAGGCTACAGAATACCTTGAGAAAGAGTGCAAATTTACGTGACAGACctacttcttctttaaaaaAGGGCCGCCTTTGGTCAAGTGACTTTGAATATGATCTATCGGAGTATGATGTACTGAAGAAACAGAAGCTGAACGGCAGTCTCGCGCTGAATATCACCTCAGAAAGCCCCAAATTTGAGCAGCAGCTCTCACTCAAAAAGCATACATCGGGATTTGGGACACGAGGACCTCGGATGCTTTCTTCGAATCTTTCCACAACGCAGAAGAAGTTGCTACAGGGCGCTTCATCTGAACTAGTCGCCGACAGTAAGGATGCTACAAAAGGAAGCGATAAAAATGTGCTTTATATCAAGGAGGATAGGTCTGGTGGTAATGCCGGAGGTCCTTCAAAACAGCTACCTAGTATTGGTTTTGATTTCTTGTCTCGCAAAACACCATCTCAAACCACTGGTGATATAGATCCTACGGTcgatgaagatgataaagCTGAGAAGAAAGGCTCAGGAAGTCAAATTGATGTAAACGACAATAAAAAAGACGTGGAATTGAAGGATTCGCTAGCGAAAAAGTCGCCGTCTCTAGCATTTAATCTTGGTCCAGCATCCAAACCATTGTTTGCAACACCTTCGAAGATTGAAACGAGGCCTGCTTCCGATGAGGGCGAAGAGAGGAGCAAGAAACGTGCCCATCGTTCCAGTAGTACTACGGCAGACGATAACGATGGAAAATTACCAGAGAAGACGAAGCCCACATTGGTATTTGGTACAACTGAGACGGAAAAGTCTAGTGCCTCACAGGTTACTCCTACGGTAGCTCAGAAGCCAACCTTCTCATTTGGTAGTACCCTGAACTCATTAGGGAAGTCTACCACATCGGGGGCTCCTAAAGATCTCAATCCTGTAGGTCTGTCATCGAAGCCCAAACTCACCTTTGCAGCAGCTAATGACAACTCTCCAAAAGAGACTAAACCAGGATTTGCATTTGGAGGAAGTAATGGTAAAAGTGATTTATCATCGAAACCAGAGTTTTCTTTTGGAGGGATTAAAGCTACTAGTGAATCAGATAAGAAGCCGGCCTTTACGTTTGGTGCCAACACCGACAAGAATGAGCCACCGGCAAAAGTGGCATTTTCATTTGGAGCAGCCAGCGATAAGGGTAAAACTGAGAGTAAGCCAGCGTTCACTTTTAGCAACAATTCTGATGAGAAGAAGGACCTAACACCTGCTCCATCTTTCTCATTTGGTGCTGCCAAACTTCCCACACAAAAGGAACCATCACCAAAACCAATTTCTTTGTTTGAGTCCAATAAGGTTGAGGGCGAAAAGAATAGCTCTCCGAAGCCATTCTCTTTTTCAACCACTAAATCGGAGGTTGAAGCTAACAAGACGCCAAGCTTTAGCTTTGGCGGTGCTCTGAAGGAGAAAAAACCAGCATCCATCGAGGAAACATCCAAAGACAAGTTCAATCCTGTCGCACCACAGGTTACAATTGCGGGTGCCTCTAGTCTTTTCAATGCGGCTCCATCCACCACTACGCCGAGTACTTTAACAAACGGCGGAACTTTCTCAGGCTTTGGGAACGATAATGCGAATAGTAAAAGCAACACACCTAGTGCTTCTGCGCAGGGTACGGTACCTTCCGCAAAAACCGGTGGATTTAAATTTGATTTATCAAATTTCAAGACCAATGTTCCTGCTGGCTCTAACCCCCCTGCTTTCAATTTACAAAACAACCAGTCAAATAGCAGCGCAAACGCACCAAGCAACACGTTTGGCTTTACAGGTGGGATTGCTTCGGTACCCACTGCCCCGCAACCACAACAGGCATCCACGACATTCAGTTTTGGCCAACCACCTCCAGCAAACAATAATTTCGGTTTTAATTCTGGATCTACAACAGCTAATAGTTCCCCCGCCTTTGGTACAAGCACTAATATTCAGCCGACTACCGGCTTTAACTTTGGCAATGCCGCCAATGGAATATCCACTCCACCTGTATTCAGCAACAGCGCCTCGCCTGCAGCAGCACCTGTGCCAGTTTCATTCCATCCATCAACATCAGTTAACATGAACTTTGGCGGCGCTACTAGTGGATTGAATCCTGCGCAAATCTTTGGACAACAACAGAACCAACCAGCAGCTCCCACAACTGGTTTTGGCGCTGCTCCTACCCAACTCCAGGCTATGCAAATGCCATCGGGAAGAAGGATAGCCCGGATGAGAGCAAGGAGAGGCTAA
- the RPS7A gene encoding 40S ribosomal protein eS7 (Syntenic homolog of Ashbya gossypii ACL076W; Syntenic homolog of Saccharomyces cerevisiae YOR096W (RPS7A) and YNL096C (RPS7B); 1-intron in Ashbya gossypii), with product MSAPQAKILSQAPTELELQVAQAFIDLENSSPELKADLRPLQFKSIREIEVTGGKKALAIFVPVPSLAAYHKVQIKLTRELEKKFQDRHVIFLAERRILPKPSRRSRQTQKRPRSRTLTAVHDKILEDLVFPTEVVGKRVRYLVGGNKIQKVLLDSKDVQQVDYKLESFQAVYNKLTGKQIVFEIPSETH from the exons ATGTCTGCTCCACAAGCTAAGATTTTGTCTCAAGCTCCAACTGAATTGGAATTGCAAGTTGCTCAAGCCTTCATTGACTTGGAAAACTCCTCCCCAGAGTTGAAGGCTGACTTGAGACCATTACAATTCAAGTCCATCAGAGAA ATTGAGGTTACCGGTGGTAAGAAGGCTTTGGCCATCTTTGTGCCAGTCCCATCTTTGGCTGCGTACCACAAGGTCCAAATAAAGTTGACCAGAGAGTTGGAGAAGAAGTTCCAAGACCGTCACGTTATCTTCTTGGCCGAGAGAAGAATATTGCCAAAGCCATCTAGAAGATCCAGACAAACTCAAAAGAGACCAAGATCCAGAACTTTGACTGCTGTCCATGACAAGATCTTGGAAGATTTGGTCTTCCCAACCGAAGTTGTCGGTAAGAGAGTCAGATACTTGGTTGGTGGCAACAAGATCCAAAAGGTCTTGTTGGACTCCAAGGACGTTCAACAAGTTGACTACAAGTTGGAATCTTTCCAAGCTGTTTACAACAAGTTGACTGGTAAGCAAATCGTCTTTGAAATCCCATCCGAAACCCACTAA
- the RKI1 gene encoding ribose-5-phosphate isomerase RKI1 (Syntenic homolog of Ashbya gossypii ACL077C; Syntenic homolog of Saccharomyces cerevisiae YOR095C (RKI1)), with protein MTLVGISELPSLGDELENAKRAASYRAVDENLKYFEHKIIGIGSGSTVAYVAERIGQYQAEYADKVEFICIATGFQSRDLIITNKLRLASIEQYPHIDIAFDGADEVDHNLQLIKGGGGCLFQEKLVCTSSQQLIVVADAKKKSPKYLGTCWKKGVPIEVVPGAHVFVQSKLREIEGFEFAELRDGGQSKAGPAITDNNNFIIDAHFGQIQDPIELHSRIKMLVGVVETGLFVNNAEKVYFGTPDGNVEVLSR; from the coding sequence ATGACATTGGTTGGAATTAGTGAATTGCCTTCATTAGGTGATGAATTGGAAAATGCTAAGAGGGCTGCATCTTATAGAGCTGTCGACGAGAACTTAAAATATTTCGAGCATAAGATTATTGGAATTGGAAGTGGCTCGACTGTTGCTTATGTGGCAGAGAGAATAGGGCAATACCAAGCAGAATACGCTGACAAGGTGGAATTTATATGCATTGCGACTGGGTTCCAATCTAGGGATTTGATAATCACCAACAAGCTTCGCTTAGCGTCTATCGAACAGTACCCTCATATTGATATTGCGTTTGATGGGGCCGACGAGGTAGATCACAATTTGCAATTGATCAAAGGCGGTGGTGGCTGCTTATTCCAGGAAAAATTAGTTTGCACTAGCAGTCAACAGCTAATTGTTGTTGCAGATGCTAAGAAGAAGTCTCCGAAGTATCTAGGTACCTGCTGGAAGAAAGGTGTACCTATCGAAGTGGTTCCTGGCGCCCATGTTTTTGTACAGAGTAAGTTGCGCGAGATAGAAGGCTTCGAGTTTGCGGAACTAAGGGACGGAGGCCAGTCGAAAGCTGGTCCTGCTATTACGGATAACAACAACTTTATAATTGATGCACACTTTGGGCAAATTCAAGACCCCATTGAGTTGCACTCAAGAATAAAGATGCTTGTCGGAGTTGTAGAAACTGGTTTATTTGTCAACAACGCCGAAAAAGTCTACTTTGGAACCCCAGATGGTAATGTCGAGGTCCTATCTAGGTAG
- the ARF3 gene encoding Arf family GTPase ARF3 (Syntenic homolog of Ashbya gossypii ACL078W; Syntenic homolog of Saccharomyces cerevisiae YOR094W (ARF3)): protein MGNSFSKVLGKLFGSREMKILMLGLDNAGKTTILYKLKLNKIRTSAPTVGFNVETVTFRNVKFNMWDVGGQERLRPLWRHYFPATTALIFVIDSHDKERLNEAKEELYSIIGEKEMEDVVLLVLANKQDLRGALSPHELSDLLQLSENLKNQLWCVVGSNALAGQGLVEGLSWIANNTKRK, encoded by the coding sequence ATGGGAAATTCTTTTTCGAAGGTATTAGGGAAGTTATTTGGGTCTCGTGAGATGAAGATCCTGATGTTGGGTCTGGATAACGCTGGTAAGACTACGATTCTGTATAAATTAAAGCTTAATAAGATTAGGACTTCGGCGCCTACAGTTGGGTTTAATGTTGAGACTGTGACTTTTAGGAATGTGAAATTTAACATGTGGGATGTAGGTGGACAAGAGCGGTTACGTCCGCTGTGGAGACACTATTTCCCAGCTACGACAGCATTGATTTTTGTTATTGATTCTCATGATAAGGAGAGGCTGAATGAGGCAAAAGAGGAGTTGTACAGTATAATTGGCGAGAAAGAGATGGAGGATGTTGTATTGCTTGTCTTGGCAAACAAGCAAGATTTGCGGGGTGCCTTGAGCCCCCACGAGCTGTCTGATTTGTTGCAATTGAGTGAGAATCTGAAGAATCAGTTATGGTGTGTTGTGGGTAGCAACGCGCTAGCGGGCCAGGGGCTTGTAGAAGGGCTTTCTTGGATTGCGAATAATACGAAGAGAAAGTAA